From Pseudomonas putida, one genomic window encodes:
- a CDS encoding type VI secretion system Vgr family protein — protein sequence MELTSIFAPQNRRLIKLTTPIRDDQALLLEHFSGSEGLSTLFSFELSLISQDARLELKSLIGQPACLDIELANGGVRHIHGHITRFNLLGSDGGLARYSATLSPWLWMLTRRVDSRIFQEQTIEAVIRTVFEHYGGLGTFEFRLLKPLKSHSYITQYRETDLDFVLRLLEQDGLFFYFDHGRDGHSLIIMDESQALQALPEQPQIRYHSAFVTETSDSITQWRSHRVLQSGKMAIQTFDYKQPRNPLPIHMGSLNEQGDVAPYEVYDFLGAYSHRLPDEGEALVRRHLEVIEAQAKTFTGTSNCRAMRAGYTFELTQHFDHEDGAPEDRQFLLVSVEHRGRNNYFSDESAGYDNQFVCIRRSIPYRHPLTVPRPTVNGPLSAIVVGPEGEEVFTDELARIQVRFHWQRGDSLPQGTTWVRVAMPSAGGGFGHQFLPRIGQEVLVTFLAGDIDRPVVTSVLYNAEQTPPRFSKASGLPGNRALSGIQTKEHKGRGFNELLFDDTPGALRARVGTTHQATALNLGKLTEPRTDGQAKARGNGAELRTDAAIALRAAQGMLLTTYARQDAKGAQLDREELLTLLAECGELFKSLGQTAAARGGAAVHSEGMDALSQALKQWPAPDSDGAGEPVMAVAAQAGIASATPRSQIHYAGANHDTTAQDHLQLTSGAAMRLQAGKGITAFAQDEGINAIANRGKVLVQAQEDDITANAQKNLHLSAAEGEVVVTAPTIRLVADDGSYIKIGGGVEIGSQGKVIVQASEHDWMGPNTDSAQVPAFTRDPAAQRLAFHYPGHADDSVRMAVNHAYQIKLEDGSTVQGLTDASGLTEHVEREAMHQAQVAALRSVGSKGGSQ from the coding sequence ATGGAATTGACGAGTATCTTTGCACCACAGAACCGCCGGCTGATCAAACTCACCACTCCCATCCGAGATGACCAGGCGTTGTTGCTGGAGCATTTCAGCGGCAGTGAAGGGTTATCCACGCTGTTCAGCTTCGAGCTGTCGTTGATCAGCCAGGATGCCAGGCTCGAACTCAAATCGTTGATCGGCCAACCTGCCTGTCTCGACATCGAGCTGGCCAACGGCGGCGTACGCCACATCCATGGTCACATCACCCGGTTCAACCTGCTGGGCAGCGATGGTGGCCTGGCGCGTTACAGCGCGACACTGAGCCCGTGGCTGTGGATGCTGACGCGACGCGTTGACTCGCGGATCTTTCAAGAGCAGACCATTGAGGCGGTCATTCGCACCGTTTTCGAGCATTACGGCGGGCTGGGCACATTCGAGTTCCGCCTGCTGAAGCCTCTCAAGTCCCACAGTTACATAACCCAGTATCGCGAAACCGACCTGGATTTCGTGTTGCGTTTGCTGGAGCAGGACGGCCTGTTCTTCTACTTCGATCACGGCAGGGACGGGCACAGCCTGATCATCATGGATGAATCCCAGGCTCTGCAGGCGTTGCCCGAACAACCGCAAATCCGCTACCACAGCGCCTTTGTCACCGAAACCAGTGACTCGATCACCCAATGGCGCAGCCACCGGGTATTGCAATCGGGCAAGATGGCCATCCAGACGTTCGATTACAAGCAGCCAAGAAATCCGCTGCCCATCCACATGGGCAGCCTCAATGAACAGGGCGATGTTGCGCCCTACGAGGTGTACGATTTCCTCGGGGCCTACAGTCATCGCCTGCCTGACGAGGGCGAGGCGCTGGTCCGCCGCCACCTGGAGGTCATCGAAGCCCAGGCCAAGACCTTCACCGGCACCAGCAACTGCCGGGCCATGCGTGCGGGCTACACCTTCGAACTGACCCAGCACTTCGACCATGAGGACGGTGCGCCAGAAGATCGCCAGTTCCTGCTCGTGTCGGTCGAGCACCGGGGGCGCAACAACTATTTCTCGGATGAGTCTGCAGGTTACGACAACCAGTTTGTCTGCATTCGCCGAAGCATCCCTTACCGCCACCCGCTCACCGTGCCGCGCCCCACCGTCAACGGGCCGCTCAGTGCGATCGTGGTCGGGCCGGAGGGCGAAGAAGTCTTCACCGACGAGCTGGCGCGGATCCAGGTCAGGTTCCACTGGCAGCGCGGCGACAGCCTGCCGCAGGGTACCACCTGGGTGCGTGTGGCGATGCCCAGCGCTGGCGGGGGTTTTGGCCATCAGTTCTTGCCACGGATCGGCCAGGAAGTACTGGTCACCTTCCTGGCAGGCGATATCGACCGCCCCGTGGTCACCTCTGTGCTGTACAACGCCGAGCAGACACCGCCGCGCTTCAGCAAAGCCTCGGGCCTGCCAGGCAACCGCGCGCTTTCCGGCATCCAGACCAAGGAGCACAAGGGCCGCGGTTTCAACGAGCTGTTGTTCGACGACACACCGGGCGCTTTGCGTGCCCGCGTCGGCACCACGCACCAGGCCACAGCGCTCAATCTGGGCAAACTCACCGAGCCACGTACTGACGGCCAGGCCAAGGCCCGTGGCAACGGTGCCGAATTGCGCACCGACGCCGCGATTGCGCTGCGCGCCGCCCAAGGCATGTTGCTGACCACCTATGCACGGCAGGACGCCAAGGGCGCGCAGCTGGACCGCGAAGAACTGCTCACGCTGCTGGCCGAGTGCGGGGAGTTGTTCAAAAGCCTCGGGCAAACCGCCGCCGCGCGAGGCGGGGCAGCGGTGCACAGCGAGGGCATGGACGCCTTGAGCCAGGCGCTGAAACAGTGGCCAGCGCCCGACAGCGACGGTGCGGGCGAGCCCGTCATGGCCGTTGCGGCCCAGGCGGGTATTGCCAGCGCCACACCGCGCTCGCAAATCCACTATGCCGGCGCCAACCACGACACCACCGCACAGGACCATCTGCAGTTGACCAGCGGCGCCGCCATGCGCCTGCAAGCCGGCAAGGGCATCACTGCCTTCGCCCAGGATGAGGGCATCAATGCCATCGCCAACCGCGGCAAAGTGCTGGTCCAGGCCCAGGAAGACGACATCACCGCCAACGCGCAAAAGAACCTGCACCTGTCGGCCGCAGAAGGCGAGGTAGTCGTCACCGCACCCACCATTCGCCTGGTGGCCGATGACGGCAGTTACATCAAGATCGGTGGCGGTGTCGAAATCGGCAGCCAAGGCAAGGTGATCGTCCAGGCCAGTGAGCATGACTGGATGGGCCCCAACACCGACAGCGCCCAGGTGCCGGCATTCACCCGCGACCCGGCGGCGCAACGCCTTGCCTTCCACTACCCGGGGCACGCCGACGACAGCGTGCGAATGGCCGTTAACCACGCCTACCAAATCAAGCTCGAAGACGGCAGCACCGTGCAAGGGTTGACCGACGCCAGCGGGCTCACCGAACACGTCGAGCGCGAAGCGATGCACCAGGCGCAAGTAGCTGCCTTGCGCAGCGTCGGTAGCAAAGGAGGCAGCCAATGA
- a CDS encoding ABC-F family ATPase → MISTANITMQFGSKPLFENVSVKFNNGNRYGLIGANGCGKSTFMKILGGDLEPSGGQVMLEPNTRLGKLRQDQFAYEEFTVIDTVIMGHGQLWKVKAERDRIYSLPEMTEEDGMAVAELETEFAEMDGYTAESRAGELLLGLGIPLEQHFGPMSEVAPGWKLRVLLAQALFSDPDVLLLDEPTNHLDINTIRWLETILTARNSTMIIISHDRHFLNSVCTHMADLDYGELRLFPGNYDEYMTAATQSREQLLSDNAKKKAQIAELQTFVSRFSANASKAKQATSRAKQIDKIQLAEVKPSSRVSPFIRFEQTKKLHRQAVVVEKMAKAFDDKVLFKNFDITVEAGERVAIIGPNGIGKTTLLRTLVGEMTPDAGSVKWTDSAEVGYYAQDHAHDFEEDMTLFDWMGQWTSGEQVIRGTLGRMLFSNDEILKSVKVISGGEQGRMLFGKLILQKPNVLVMDEPTNHLDMESIEALNLALENYPGTLLFVSHDREFVSSLATRIIELSADGVVDFSGTYDDYLRSQGVLV, encoded by the coding sequence TTGATCTCCACCGCTAACATCACCATGCAGTTCGGCTCCAAGCCGCTGTTCGAAAACGTCTCGGTCAAATTCAACAACGGCAACCGCTATGGCCTGATCGGTGCCAACGGTTGTGGCAAGTCGACCTTCATGAAGATCCTCGGCGGCGACCTGGAGCCTTCCGGTGGTCAGGTCATGCTCGAGCCGAACACCCGCCTGGGCAAGCTGCGTCAGGACCAGTTCGCCTACGAGGAATTCACCGTGATCGACACGGTGATCATGGGCCACGGCCAACTGTGGAAGGTCAAGGCCGAGCGCGACCGTATCTACTCGCTGCCGGAAATGACCGAAGAAGACGGCATGGCCGTCGCCGAGCTGGAAACCGAATTCGCCGAGATGGACGGCTACACCGCCGAATCGCGCGCCGGCGAGCTGCTGCTGGGCCTGGGTATTCCGCTGGAACAGCACTTTGGCCCGATGAGCGAAGTGGCCCCGGGCTGGAAGCTGCGGGTGCTGTTGGCCCAGGCGCTGTTCTCGGACCCGGACGTGCTGCTGCTCGACGAACCGACCAACCACCTGGACATCAATACCATCCGCTGGCTGGAAACGATTCTGACGGCGCGTAACAGCACCATGATCATCATTTCCCACGACCGACACTTCCTGAACAGCGTGTGCACGCACATGGCCGACCTGGACTACGGTGAGCTGCGCCTGTTCCCAGGCAACTACGACGAGTACATGACCGCGGCCACCCAGTCGCGTGAGCAGCTGCTGTCGGACAACGCCAAGAAAAAAGCCCAGATCGCAGAACTGCAGACCTTCGTCAGCCGCTTCTCGGCCAACGCCTCCAAGGCCAAGCAGGCCACTTCGCGGGCCAAGCAGATCGACAAGATCCAGCTGGCCGAGGTCAAGCCTTCGAGCCGCGTCAGCCCGTTCATCCGCTTCGAGCAGACCAAGAAGCTTCACCGCCAGGCTGTGGTCGTGGAAAAAATGGCCAAAGCCTTCGACGACAAGGTGCTGTTCAAGAATTTCGACATCACGGTCGAAGCCGGCGAGCGCGTCGCGATCATCGGCCCCAACGGTATCGGCAAGACCACCCTGCTGCGCACCCTGGTCGGCGAAATGACCCCGGATGCGGGCTCGGTAAAATGGACCGACAGCGCCGAAGTGGGCTACTACGCCCAGGACCATGCGCACGATTTCGAAGAAGACATGACCCTGTTCGACTGGATGGGCCAATGGACCTCTGGTGAGCAGGTCATCCGTGGCACCTTGGGGCGCATGCTGTTCTCCAACGACGAGATCCTCAAGTCGGTCAAGGTGATTTCCGGTGGTGAACAGGGCCGCATGCTGTTCGGCAAGCTGATCCTGCAGAAGCCCAACGTGCTGGTGATGGACGAACCGACCAACCACCTGGACATGGAATCTATCGAGGCGCTGAACCTGGCGCTGGAAAACTACCCAGGCACCCTGCTGTTCGTGAGCCATGACCGTGAATTCGTGTCGTCGCTGGCGACCCGTATCATCGAACTGTCGGCGGACGGTGTGGTGGACTTCAGCGGTACCTACGACGACTACCTGCGCAGCCAGGGTGTGCTGGTCTGA
- a CDS encoding MFS transporter has protein sequence MTAPQPAPASSTASITLQILSIVFYTFIAFLCIGLPIAVLPSYVHDQLGFGAVIAGLTIGLQYLATLLSRPFAGRVADTLGGKQAIRYGLLGIAACGVLTLASAWTLSAPLLSLALLLGGRVLLGLAQGLIGVATLSWGISQVGPEHTARVISWNGIASYGAIAIGAPVGVLAVDSLNFSVLGPALVLLAVLAMLALRKRPDVVVVRGERLPFWSAFSRVAPCGVGLTLASIGYGTLTTFVTLYYLERGWVGAALCLSAFGVCFIISRLLFVNAVNRFGGYNVAVACMATEVLGLSLLWLAPSPLWALVGAGLTGFGLSLVYPALGVEAIKQVPSSSRGAGLGAYAVFFDMALAIAGPVMGAVAAHLGYASIFCVAALLALSGVGLTLLLAHRSRRA, from the coding sequence ATGACCGCGCCACAGCCCGCCCCCGCCAGCAGCACCGCCTCCATCACCCTGCAAATTCTCTCGATCGTTTTCTACACTTTCATCGCGTTTCTCTGCATCGGCCTGCCGATCGCGGTGCTGCCCAGCTATGTCCATGACCAACTGGGCTTCGGCGCGGTAATTGCCGGGCTGACCATCGGCCTGCAGTACCTGGCCACCCTGCTCAGCCGGCCTTTCGCGGGCCGAGTGGCCGATACGCTGGGCGGCAAGCAGGCGATCCGCTACGGCTTGCTGGGCATCGCGGCCTGTGGGGTGTTGACGCTGGCCTCGGCCTGGACCTTGTCGGCGCCCTTGCTGAGCCTCGCGCTGCTGCTCGGTGGGCGCGTGCTGCTCGGGCTCGCACAAGGCCTGATCGGCGTTGCCACCCTGAGCTGGGGGATCAGCCAGGTGGGGCCTGAACATACGGCGAGGGTCATCTCCTGGAACGGTATCGCCTCATATGGAGCCATCGCCATTGGCGCCCCCGTTGGCGTGCTCGCCGTCGACAGCCTGAACTTCAGCGTGCTCGGCCCCGCCTTGGTGCTGCTCGCCGTGCTGGCCATGCTGGCGCTGCGCAAACGCCCGGATGTGGTAGTGGTGCGCGGTGAGCGCCTGCCGTTCTGGTCGGCGTTCAGCCGTGTTGCGCCTTGCGGCGTTGGCCTGACCCTGGCCTCGATCGGCTATGGCACCCTGACCACGTTTGTCACGCTTTATTACCTGGAACGTGGATGGGTAGGCGCCGCGTTGTGCCTGAGTGCCTTCGGTGTGTGCTTCATCATTTCGCGGTTGCTGTTCGTCAACGCCGTCAACCGCTTTGGCGGTTACAACGTGGCGGTAGCCTGCATGGCCACGGAAGTGCTCGGCCTGAGCCTGCTGTGGCTCGCGCCCTCCCCGCTGTGGGCACTGGTGGGGGCCGGCCTCACCGGTTTCGGCCTGTCGCTGGTGTACCCCGCCCTGGGCGTGGAGGCCATCAAGCAGGTGCCCAGCAGCAGCCGGGGTGCCGGCCTGGGGGCCTATGCAGTGTTCTTCGACATGGCGTTGGCCATCGCCGGCCCGGTCATGGGCGCTGTGGCGGCACACCTTGGTTACGCATCGATATTCTGCGTCGCGGCCCTGCTGGCCTTGAGCGGTGTTGGCCTGACGTTGTTGCTGGCGCATCGCAGCCGTCGCGCCTGA
- a CDS encoding FMN-dependent NADH-azoreductase, whose protein sequence is MKLLHIDSSILGDNSASRQLSREVVQAWQAADPSIEVVYRDLAADAIAHFSAATLVAAGTPEDVRDAALAFEAKLSAETLDEFLAADAVVIGAPMYNFTVPTQLKAWIDRVAVAGKTFRYTEAGPEGLCGDKKVVLVSTAGGLHAGQPTGAGHEDFLKVFLGFIGITDLEIVRAHGLAYGPEHRSKAIDAAQAQIANELFATA, encoded by the coding sequence ATGAAACTGTTGCACATTGATTCGAGCATCCTGGGTGACAATTCCGCCTCGCGCCAACTGAGCCGTGAAGTGGTTCAGGCCTGGCAAGCCGCTGACCCGAGCATCGAAGTGGTCTACCGTGACCTCGCCGCCGATGCCATCGCCCACTTCTCTGCAGCCACCCTGGTTGCAGCCGGCACTCCGGAAGACGTTCGCGATGCAGCCCTGGCTTTCGAAGCCAAGCTCAGTGCCGAAACACTGGACGAGTTTCTTGCCGCCGACGCCGTAGTGATTGGCGCGCCGATGTACAACTTCACCGTGCCGACCCAGCTCAAGGCGTGGATCGACCGCGTGGCAGTGGCCGGCAAGACCTTCCGCTACACCGAGGCAGGCCCTGAAGGGCTGTGCGGTGACAAGAAAGTAGTACTGGTGTCCACCGCTGGCGGCCTGCATGCCGGCCAGCCGACTGGCGCGGGCCACGAAGACTTCCTCAAGGTGTTCCTGGGCTTCATCGGTATTACCGACCTGGAAATCGTTCGCGCCCACGGCCTGGCCTATGGCCCGGAGCACCGCAGCAAGGCCATCGATGCTGCTCAGGCGCAGATTGCCAACGAGCTGTTCGCCACGGCTTGA
- a CDS encoding LysR substrate-binding domain-containing protein, with the protein MQDLNDLFYFARVVEAGGFAAAGRQLGIPKSRLSRRIAELEERLGTRLLQRTTRQLKLTAVGERYLHHCQAMLLEAEAADEAVASMSSEPRGRLRVSCPVALAHAFLPDVISRFLDLYPQVQLDMVLLNRRVDLISEGIDVALRVRDLGDEDPALVTRRLRQAQMQLVAAPGFADHVREPSELTALPVLGAAEADRLVHFRLLGPHGRQEEIALEPRLAIDDFVVRNAAVRAGLGFTALPSMFCEHELERGELVRLLPDWSLPGGYLQAVYPHRRGLLPAVRVWIDHLAASFEACGDRYV; encoded by the coding sequence ATGCAAGACCTCAACGATCTCTTCTATTTTGCTCGCGTAGTCGAAGCCGGTGGCTTCGCCGCCGCCGGACGCCAGCTGGGCATCCCCAAATCGCGTCTGTCGCGGCGCATCGCCGAACTGGAGGAGCGGTTGGGGACGCGGTTGCTGCAGCGCACCACGCGCCAACTGAAGCTCACTGCAGTGGGTGAACGCTATCTGCACCACTGCCAGGCCATGCTGCTGGAGGCCGAGGCCGCTGACGAGGCGGTAGCCAGCATGAGCAGCGAGCCGCGTGGGCGCTTGCGGGTGTCCTGCCCGGTAGCGTTGGCCCACGCGTTCCTGCCGGATGTGATCAGCCGTTTTCTGGATCTGTACCCCCAGGTGCAACTGGACATGGTGCTGCTCAACCGCCGTGTCGACCTGATTTCCGAGGGCATCGACGTCGCCTTGCGCGTGCGCGATCTGGGCGACGAAGACCCTGCGCTGGTCACGCGCCGGCTGCGTCAGGCGCAGATGCAGCTGGTGGCCGCTCCCGGCTTTGCCGACCATGTCCGTGAGCCGTCCGAGCTGACCGCCCTGCCAGTACTGGGCGCTGCTGAAGCGGACCGGCTGGTGCATTTTCGTCTGCTCGGGCCCCACGGCCGCCAAGAGGAAATCGCCTTGGAGCCGCGATTGGCCATTGATGATTTTGTGGTACGCAATGCCGCCGTACGTGCCGGGCTAGGCTTTACTGCGTTGCCGAGCATGTTCTGCGAGCATGAGCTCGAACGCGGCGAGCTGGTGCGGCTGCTGCCGGACTGGTCGCTGCCGGGTGGCTATCTGCAAGCGGTTTACCCGCATCGGCGTGGTTTGCTGCCTGCAGTACGGGTGTGGATCGATCATCTGGCAGCATCGTTCGAAGCGTGTGGAGACCGTTATGTCTAG
- a CDS encoding MmcQ/YjbR family DNA-binding protein, producing MTEDQVAAFCLALPGAQEDYKWGGIRVFSVAGNKMFAVLDLAGAGLSFKVADELFLGYCDRPGIRPAPYLARARWISMAPPYPMGRDELSDLLQRSHQLVVRRLAKRLQVGLLM from the coding sequence ATGACCGAGGATCAGGTGGCGGCGTTCTGCCTGGCGCTGCCCGGGGCGCAGGAAGACTACAAGTGGGGCGGCATCCGGGTATTTTCGGTGGCCGGTAACAAGATGTTCGCGGTACTCGACCTGGCAGGGGCTGGCTTGTCGTTCAAGGTGGCCGATGAGCTGTTTCTGGGGTATTGCGACAGGCCAGGTATACGCCCGGCACCGTATCTGGCACGGGCGCGCTGGATCAGTATGGCGCCGCCCTACCCCATGGGCCGGGATGAGTTGAGTGACCTGCTGCAGCGCTCGCACCAGTTGGTAGTGCGGCGGCTGGCGAAGCGATTGCAGGTGGGCTTGCTGATGTGA
- a CDS encoding DUF1294 domain-containing protein, protein MPRAQTEQRRAARKEQGVRNVRLKLLMLGVLCLLPVVGAAQMAWSGQSWLPLATYPAVSLVTLLLYWQDKQQARTQAWRTPEKVLHAGELLGGWPGALIAQQLFRHKTRKASYQMVFWAIVLLHQVFWVDHLLLGGRVLSLG, encoded by the coding sequence ATGCCTCGGGCCCAAACGGAGCAGCGGCGCGCAGCGCGCAAGGAGCAGGGCGTACGCAATGTGCGCCTGAAGCTGCTGATGCTCGGGGTGTTGTGCCTGCTGCCGGTGGTGGGTGCGGCGCAGATGGCCTGGAGCGGGCAGTCATGGCTGCCGCTGGCGACTTATCCTGCCGTAAGCCTGGTTACGCTGCTGTTGTATTGGCAGGATAAGCAGCAGGCCCGCACCCAGGCCTGGCGCACGCCAGAGAAGGTGCTGCATGCCGGTGAACTGCTGGGTGGCTGGCCAGGGGCGCTGATCGCCCAGCAGCTTTTCAGGCACAAGACCCGCAAGGCCTCTTACCAGATGGTGTTCTGGGCGATCGTCTTGCTGCACCAGGTGTTTTGGGTTGATCACCTGCTTCTGGGTGGGCGTGTGCTGTCGCTGGGTTGA
- a CDS encoding undecaprenyl-diphosphate phosphatase has product MDFWTAFQAIILGVVEGLTEFLPISSTGHQIIVADLIGFGGERAMAFNIIIQLAAILAVVWEFRRKIFDVVFGLKSQPTARRFTANLLLAFMPAVVLGVLFADLIHEYLFNPITVATALVIGGVIMLWAERRTHSVAVDHVDDMRWSHALKIGFVQCLAMIPGTSRSGSTIIGGLLFGLSRKAATEFSFFLAMPTMVGAAVYSGYKYRDLFQPSDLPVFAIGFVTSFIFAMIAVRGLLKFIANHSYAAFAWYRIAFGLLILATWQFGWVDWSTAHG; this is encoded by the coding sequence ATGGATTTTTGGACTGCCTTTCAGGCAATCATCTTGGGCGTGGTCGAAGGACTGACAGAATTTTTGCCGATCTCCAGTACCGGTCACCAGATCATCGTGGCAGACCTGATCGGCTTTGGTGGCGAACGGGCCATGGCCTTCAACATCATCATCCAGTTGGCGGCCATCCTGGCGGTGGTATGGGAGTTTCGGCGCAAGATCTTCGATGTAGTGTTCGGCCTGAAAAGCCAACCGACGGCGCGGCGTTTCACCGCCAACCTGCTTCTGGCGTTCATGCCTGCGGTGGTGTTGGGCGTGCTGTTCGCCGACCTGATCCATGAATATCTGTTCAACCCGATCACCGTGGCGACAGCGCTGGTGATCGGTGGTGTGATCATGCTCTGGGCCGAGCGCCGTACCCACAGCGTGGCGGTCGACCACGTCGATGACATGCGCTGGTCGCATGCCTTGAAGATCGGGTTCGTGCAGTGCCTGGCGATGATCCCAGGCACCTCGCGCTCCGGCTCGACCATCATCGGCGGCCTGCTGTTCGGCCTGTCGCGCAAGGCAGCCACCGAGTTCTCGTTTTTCCTGGCCATGCCGACCATGGTCGGTGCGGCAGTGTACTCGGGCTACAAATACCGCGACCTGTTCCAGCCAAGCGATCTTCCGGTATTCGCGATTGGCTTCGTGACGTCGTTCATCTTCGCCATGATCGCAGTGCGCGGCCTGCTCAAGTTCATTGCGAACCACAGCTACGCCGCTTTCGCCTGGTACCGCATAGCCTTCGGTTTGTTGATCCTGGCCACCTGGCAGTTCGGCTGGGTCGACTGGTCGACGGCGCACGGCTGA
- the pnuC gene encoding nicotinamide riboside transporter PnuC, translating to MSGLELIAAILGTAAVWLTVKQNAWCWPVGLVMVLIYGWLFFDVKLYSGMLLQGAYAVLQLYGWWQWKRPDRAEDARVVSHLSRRAVFTGLALGLVLSIALGAAMAYWTDAVLPWLDATLTGFSLVAQVWMAQKRVQCWPLWVVVDVVYVGQYLHQQLYFTAGFFALLTLIAVRGWLEWRHDPALRATGVQP from the coding sequence ATGTCCGGCCTCGAACTCATCGCCGCCATCCTAGGCACTGCTGCCGTGTGGCTCACCGTCAAACAGAACGCCTGGTGCTGGCCGGTGGGCCTGGTCATGGTGCTTATTTATGGCTGGTTGTTCTTCGATGTGAAGCTGTACTCGGGGATGCTGCTGCAAGGCGCCTACGCGGTGTTGCAACTGTACGGCTGGTGGCAATGGAAACGCCCGGACCGCGCCGAGGATGCTCGTGTGGTGTCGCACCTGTCCAGGCGAGCGGTATTCACCGGGCTGGCGCTTGGCCTGGTGCTGAGCATTGCCCTGGGCGCAGCCATGGCCTATTGGACCGATGCCGTCCTGCCCTGGCTGGATGCCACGCTGACCGGCTTCAGCCTCGTCGCGCAAGTGTGGATGGCGCAGAAACGCGTGCAATGCTGGCCGCTCTGGGTGGTGGTCGATGTCGTCTATGTCGGCCAGTACCTGCACCAGCAGCTGTACTTCACGGCAGGCTTCTTCGCCTTGCTGACCCTCATCGCCGTGCGTGGCTGGCTGGAGTGGCGCCATGACCCGGCCCTGCGGGCAACCGGGGTGCAGCCATGA
- a CDS encoding AAA family ATPase, whose amino-acid sequence MKVVVLCGPESSGKSWLSGEIQAHFGGVVVSEYVRHFIDQHCRDTCYADITPIARGQLAWEDQARAMAPPLLILDTHLLSNMLWSQALFQDCPPWLEQALLARHYDLHLLLSPQGVGWVADGQRSQPDLADRQAFFDDSLQWLQRHQQRLEIIDGHWPQRSASALRAVQNLLQGSVAHCPTEC is encoded by the coding sequence ATGAAGGTGGTGGTACTGTGCGGCCCCGAGTCCAGCGGCAAAAGCTGGCTAAGCGGCGAAATCCAGGCGCACTTTGGCGGCGTGGTGGTCAGCGAGTACGTGCGGCATTTCATCGACCAGCACTGCCGCGACACCTGCTATGCCGATATCACCCCCATCGCCCGCGGCCAGTTGGCCTGGGAGGACCAGGCCCGGGCGATGGCGCCGCCGTTGCTGATCCTCGATACCCACCTGCTCAGCAATATGCTCTGGAGCCAGGCGTTGTTCCAGGATTGCCCTCCCTGGTTGGAACAGGCTTTGCTTGCACGCCACTACGACCTGCATCTGCTGCTGAGCCCGCAAGGGGTTGGCTGGGTTGCCGATGGCCAGCGCAGCCAGCCCGACCTGGCTGACCGCCAGGCTTTCTTCGATGACAGCCTGCAATGGCTGCAACGGCATCAACAAAGGCTGGAAATCATCGATGGCCACTGGCCCCAGCGTAGCGCTTCAGCATTGCGTGCTGTGCAGAACCTACTGCAGGGCAGCGTGGCGCACTGCCCTACCGAGTGTTAA
- a CDS encoding adhesin codes for MRQTLSILATLFSVSALAQSPVPVLNTATIDSSGAQYQGNFSVNQAAGDRQQQANARAFAIGHGADATTQIRQRQQSLVDPNMGATASIQGGAFSHGSGALGVNQSAGASTQQANALRISISTQPQSIDDSVLLQQNVALINSSDPTDTSPGYRQVTTGDQAFTGSRGVIQLNQSAGVGNQTANTLSVRVAN; via the coding sequence ATGAGGCAGACGTTGTCTATCCTGGCCACGTTGTTCAGTGTTTCGGCCCTCGCCCAATCTCCCGTTCCCGTACTGAACACTGCCACCATCGACAGTTCTGGCGCGCAATACCAAGGCAACTTCAGCGTGAACCAGGCCGCCGGCGACCGGCAGCAGCAGGCCAATGCCCGGGCTTTTGCGATTGGCCACGGGGCTGATGCAACCACGCAGATTCGCCAGCGCCAGCAATCTTTGGTAGACCCCAATATGGGAGCCACCGCCAGCATCCAGGGCGGCGCCTTCAGCCATGGCAGCGGCGCTCTGGGGGTCAACCAGAGCGCAGGCGCCAGCACCCAGCAGGCCAATGCCCTGCGCATCAGCATCAGTACACAACCGCAAAGCATCGATGACAGCGTCCTGTTGCAGCAGAACGTGGCGCTGATCAACAGCTCCGATCCAACTGATACCTCACCCGGCTATCGCCAGGTCACCACCGGTGACCAGGCATTCACCGGTAGTCGCGGGGTCATCCAGCTGAATCAGAGCGCCGGGGTGGGCAACCAGACGGCAAACACCCTGAGCGTACGGGTCGCGAACTGA